The window GAAAGACCTCGAGAGACACTGTAGGTACGGTGCTATTGTTAGTGTGTTGTTGTCAGTACTACTCCAATACTTTGGTGTGTGGTTGCATAGTACTCCAATACTTTGGGGTAGTAATAAATGTATTCGTGGTGGGAAAGCATCAGTCGTTCGTATTTGCAGAATAGGGAAATCAATAaatattaccattaagaaagcatgCATGGTATAGTGAATACTTAGTATAGCAGTCATATTTTCTTGTCAACATGCACCTATTTGGAGGCTTATCCGATATTATTGCAATCTGGTAGAActgacatatactccctccgtccggaaatacttgtcatcaaaatgaataaaaggagatgtatctagatgtattttagttctagatacatcccttttagtCCAGttagatgacaagtattttcagacggagggagtactttactgGAGCTAGCACCTCATGCATAGTTATTGTATCAACCAGAAAGAAACTTCCGATCTACCATTTTACTAAACCAAATTGTATAGTGAGTAATTGAAGTGAAGTTGTTTTGGGCACCCAAAGATAATTCTGTTTGTATATTCCTGCCACTTATATGGTTACAAGAAGCTaaatgttgtttttcttttttatgtTCTATAAATTATTTCCATGGTTATCTCTGATACAGTTTTAAAATGATCTTTTTGGACCAATTATATTAGCTCAAGTTGCCATTTAGTTGAGTTCAAGTTCAGATTTGGCTGCCATTTTAGTTCAGTTCAGTTAGGAGCAACGTTTAGCATTCTAGCTGTATGATATGATGTCTACACATTTCCCTGTTCTCTTTTTGTGTAATGTAATTCCAGACTCTTTAGGTTAACCACTGCCACTAATTctctaatggatatgccatgtgcaTAGGAAGGGTGCACCAGTTTTTCCTTATCTTCATCTGAATTAAATCCGTCCAGTGTGTATGCAGGAACTAAAGACATGTATTAGAGAATGAAGCATCAATCATCTTCTTGCTTATTGTTTGTCAAATGCTATATTAAAGTACTGTATCAATTCCATTGTTATTTACACGAAGGGACGGATTAAGACCTGTGGGAtcatggctctttcagcttgagcgTAAGCCTCTCCGGCTGTTCCATTTACATTATAATATCTTCATGTGACAATTATGTTTATTTTCCATCCTTTTTCAGAGTATTTGCGATGTATCCTTCACTTACCATGCCACGGGGTTGTTGCGGATATTGGTGGAGGACTTGGTGGACTAGCGCAAAATGGAATCCTAGAAAGAAGTGAAACTAATCAGCTATGGTCAGTCGGCAGAGGCGCATGCAGGTTTGTGCTTGAGGGTGCACGCGAGCCGGTGGCTACAGGCCAACGTTTACGAGTCGAAGAGTCGACGAGTCGTTCCAAGGTTGAGACTCATAGACTAGTCTAGACTAGTCTAGACTAGTGCGAGACTAGTCGACATGGTACTGTAGCACTGAACTTACAGTACGTAACTAATAATACCTAGTAATAGTATACACTATATAAGTATACAAGTACAGTATATAATACAAATGAATGCATGGGAAGTGGATGAAGAACCTGAGGCTGTGCCAATTGCAATATCCAATGGCCAGGGCCTCTGCTTCTCCACAAACCAGCAACAACAGTCTACGAAAGATAAAACCAATCAAATATGCACTATCAAACAACAGTCCAGCACAGCAACACTAGCATAAAAAACAAGTTCAGAACTCCATAATCCATAGGAGAACACCTTAGTGTGACAACTTGACAAGACGAACATAAGGTTCAACAAGTAGTCCAACATCAAAGTCTGAATTACAAAAAAAGGTTCAACAACACCACAAGCAACaagtccagtccagcaaaagaaatcTTGTAGCCTTAGCCCTCAAATCAATCTAGATCTAGATCCAGCTGAAAATCAGGGTCTATATCAATAGCTCGTGTAGGGCCATCATTGTCTTCACCATTGGTGTCCATGTCACTATCAATATCTTCAGCTTCCAATTCAGCCCGCAAGTCTTCATCATGGACAACCACACTTGTCCTTTGAGTGTAAAAGATATTAGAGCCAGCGGGAGGACTAGACTCACTGAAATCACCACGAGCCCTCCTTGGAAGATGGCGTCCACTTAGACCATCGGTCGCGCCAACGGCCTCATCAACATGGGACCAAAGTAGTGGATTGTCATCGTCCATAGCGTCATTTTGATGAACCAATTCAGCAGTAACATCAACCCATTCATTATCCCATTGAAATTCTTCTAGGATAAGTGCATTAGCCCTCTTTCCTTTGGAACCTTGCTCGCGTAACTTTTCAAACCTAGTTGTCATTTGCCGGTTGTATGAGACATATGCTAGCTTGTTCAATCTCTTATACTCCAAACGGTTTCTTCCTTTGGTATGGATCTGCAAGCAAATCCTTTTGTGAGAAGCTGCTATAGACTGCAATTATCTATCAAACCATCCAATTGCTAGATACTTACATGAGAAAATGCACTCCAATTGCGCTCACAGCCAGACGATGAACAACATAGACTAATGATTCGTTTTGCAAAAGATTGGAGGTCATAAGCAAGGCCACCATATGCATTCCACCAAAGTACTACAAAAATCAGCAAGTAGgagttgaaacaagcaagtagacgTTGAAACTTGAAACATAGAGTCAAGAAGATAAGCTACTAGCTGCATTCTCATAGATACTTACGAGGACTCTTTTTCTCGCGGTCTTTAATTGCCATTTGCTTGGTGAAACATTCACCCTCCGCGAGCTCATAATCATCAGCCAATTTACTTATCTTGGATTGTAGTTCATCATCCGGCACCATCTTCCATAGCACATCATTGAACATTGAACGCAGCCGTGCAGCTAGTCTTTTGTTAGTCTCCTTCATTTGAAAGAACTTGCTGGGGTTCAAAAACATTGCAGCCCCATGTAGCTTTTGCTCCATCTGGTGATCCCACCTCTTGTCAACAATTGCTAGCACTTGACTTTGTAGGCCTGGCCTTTGTGACAATGCATCCTTTATGTGTGTCTTCGCAACATCCATGGCTGCCCAAATTTCGGGCATTGCTGGACTGTCATCACCATCAACAATCCTCAAAGCAACAAGAATGGGTTGTGAAGCTCTCATGCAGTTCTCCACCGATTGCCAAAACGTCACAGAGAGCACGGTATTTTCAGCCATCTTCCCTGGTGGGGTGAGCTTCAACTTGTTTGCATGCCATTCTGTGCTAACAAATAGTGCTTTCAAATGTTGGCGTTGTTTCCACATGCTGGCCAATGTGAGGAAGGAGGTTGCAAAACGAGTTGCTCCAGGCCTTACAAGATCTCTCTTGCCATTCAAGGTTCTCATTTGATCAAGAATCCTACCATGGGCATAAATAAATCTGGTTGTTTTCTTTGCTTTAGCAATGCAATCACTGAACTCTCTTATCTTCCCAATGTCCTCTAGCATAAGATCCAAACAGTGAGCAGCACAAGGTGTCCAATACAAAGATGGATACTTATCCATTAGAAGTCTCCCGGCTGCCTTGTAGTTGGAGCCATTGTCGCTAACGACCTGGATTACCAATTCAGGTCCAATTGCCTCAATCTGTTCACTCAATAATTTTGCTACCAATTCAGCAGTAACAGACTCAGAAGAAACATTGGCTGTCCCTAAGAAGAATGTACCTTCAGGACTATTGGCGAGAAAATTGATCAAGTGTCGCCCACTCATGTCCGTCCAACCGTCGGACATGAGAGTGCAACCATACTCCTTCCACGCCTTTTGATGCTTGGCCTTCAAAGTGTCAGTCTTGAGCTTTGCCTTCTCAAGTAATGGTACCCTCACATCATGGTAAGAAGGTGTGATATAATCTGAACCATACTGTCCTACAGACTCCAATAGGATCTCCCAACTTCTCGAATTGATAATATTGAGTGGAAGGCAATTCTCATAGAGAAAGTCAGCTACATGACCATCTACTTCATCTTTTTGTTCTTTTGTCTTTGTTCCATAATGCTTGATTTTTAACTGCTTGCTTCCTGCTCTATGCCTCTCAGCAACCACCTCCTCTGGTGTCTTCCTAACCTCATCTGCAATTGACTTGCTTGTCCTCTTTGCCGCCACCGGCGCCGTCACAATAAAAGAAGCCTTCCTTTTCGTGGAGGCTGCGGTGCTATTCGACGCCCTTGAACTTGCTCctacctcctcctctcctccatctCCATCAGTTGCTTCAACTTCATCCCCATCAAGTTGCATGGCTTTGAACTTGGTTGAGTTGGTCTTCATGTACAAATGCATCTCTTTCCTGATCTCATTGGTTGCTTTTAGACACATTTTCACCTCTGTGTAACCCCCaccaaggtgcttcttcatccttaGCACTCCAGAAGTGATGTTTTTGCCACACAAAACACACTGGAGTGTCAATTTGTCCTGCAGATCAGGCCAAAAGGAATATTTCCATGCTGGGTCCTTGCTCCTACGTGGCTTCCTTGCAGGATCCTTCGATGGATCGTAATGCTCATCGGCTTGAGCTGCAGCAGCTGCTGAACACACTACTTGACATATCTCTGGTGTTGTAGACATTGTAGCTCAGACCTCAGGACCTGGAAGTTGAAACAAACTCAGTCTAGTAGCACCAGCAAGCAGCAGCAAGCAGGGCAGCACCAGCAAGCAGCAGCAAACAGAGCAACACCAACAGCAAGCAGAGCAGCACCAGCAAGCAGCAGCAAGCAGAGCAGCACGAGTAGTCCTCCAGCAGCGAGGCAGAGCAACACCAGCAGCAAGCCaagaaaaagaggaggagaagGGGGGCACTGAGGCTCACCTGCTTGAAGAGGAGAAGAGCACGAGGGGCCGGCGGTGCGAGGAGGGGCGCGAGACGAAGGAGCAGGAGAAGAGCACGAGGGGCCGGCGACGGCGGAGCTCCAGATCCGCGGCGGCGCGCGTCCAGcggccggcggcgcgaggagggcttGACGGGCGCGTCCAGCAGCCGGCGGCGTGAGGAGGGTGAGGAGAGGAAAGAAAGAATTAGGTCTAGTCTCACGGGGATGAGCCACCTATTTATACTCCCCCAGTTTTTTGAGTCGTTCGACTCGAACATGTCGACTAGTCCAGACTAGTCGTCGACTAGTCGATGACTGGCTCGACTCGTCTAAGTAGTCTACACGAGAAACTGAGTCGACAGCCACTTTGCGACTCATAGACTAGTCGAGCGACTAGTCTAGACTAGTCGTTCGACTCGTAATCGTTGCTACAGGCAAAGGGTACGGCCTGTGTGTGCGTGTTGTGGATAGTGTTGTGGTCGCCTGATATGATTGTAAATCGTGTAGAGCAAAGGAGGCTTCTGTGGCGCCGGAGCAACAATTTCAGTGAGCACATGGACTTGATGCAGGGAGGGTCGTCGAAGATAAGGACGGCGGCCCGGCCTACACATGATGGAACACACATTGCCGACGATGCGGTACCAGGGCTAGAGAAGAGATCCCAAGGTATGCATGAAGCCTTCTTAGTTAGTTTTTTAGTTGAGCGACTGCATAACTGAAGAATTTTGTGTGTGTAGTCTTTCAAAGTTGATTCAGACATAGCCTTACAATTCAAGAGCAACGGTGTCTTaacttttcaaaattttatcaatcaTTGTACTGTTTTTGGATTGTTGATGAGAGATGTAGATTTGTGATACTGGTTGCAATGAAATTTGGTTCAGTAATTCAGTGTTTAGACATACAAGATACTATAATATAGCTCAGGATTAAAAAAATTGGTCACTTTGTTTCATTCTAGAATGCCCGCCGCAGTACTGCATTGCCACTATCTTCAAAGACGCGTCGCTGGATGTTGTTAGGGATTTCTTCTGGGATGATGACTTCCGGGTCAAGAACACTTGGGACAATATCTGCAGCACGAGATTGAACGACGGGTGCACAAATACTGGAACAATGGTTGTTTGCTGGGTCAGGAAGGTGAGGTATCTGCGTGATATCCCTGGCAATATTTCTGGAATGCATTACAAACTATATAAGTTTTGCCGTCACTGCTTGCCTTGCCTGTGCAGTTTCCATTCTTCTGCAACGACAGGGAGTATGTTATCGGTCGCAGGGTCTGGGCATCGGGAAAGACGTACTACTGCGCTAATAAGGTATGTGATGAAATAGTACAACTTTATATGTTAGGGTTCCTTTACGACAGGGAGTATGTTATCGGTCACGTGATTGCTTTTACAGCCATTTTCAGGGTTCCTTTACTACTATACATGAGATGGAAACTCTTGTTGTTTTTGTTCCATGTTCCCATTTGCAAATTTTCATCACGTGATTGCTTTTACAGCCATTGCCGCTTCGTCCATATTTGGTTATGATGCACTGCATTCTATATCCATCAGTTCCAAGCATATTTCTCCTTTCTATCTGTAGTTCCTCACACTAGATAAGCGAAGGACGATGCATAATAtgatccctccctctctctctctctctctctctctatatatatatatatatatatatatatatatatatctaaattCATGGTAGCAAGAATCACTACGTACTGATACTAATTAAGCTATACCTTTCAGGTGTTTTATGAAAtgtcctccgtccgaaaatacttgtcatcaaaatgaataaaaggagatCACAATGTTGGACACGACCACCTAAGAATTGAATATTTTTAGTTGGAATACTGTTTTAATGATCAATCACAATGTTGGACGCGACCACCTACTTATTCCCGAGACTTTAAGTCTTTGGTGGCTTAAGCACAATATGACTGGCATATGTTCTACATCTGCGGCATGTAATGACCCTACTGGCATTTCAAGAGGTCTGTAAATACAACACTCTTCCAAAGTATTTCCAAGTAAGTGTTCACCTCGTGAGATTTATTAAATGTTTTAGATATCTCGCTTGTGAATGCTCATCGGTAGCTAATATCCTGAGTATTTTGATAACGTGTTTAGGTCTGGATGGTTATTGAGCCTGCATTGATGAAATAGTTGACAAAGAAGGAACTGAAATGAGGTTATTGAAGCTGCATTTAAGAATCTTGGTTGATGAGCTGACATCTGACCAAAAACTCAAGAACTAGAAACAAGCCTGACATCCTTTTTCTGTAATCGGTATGTTCTCGGTAGCAACCCTGTCATCCTTTTCTATCCACATGATGCTTAGGGGGCGTTTGGATTAGCACCAACGCCGACCCTATCTGTTTTTTGGCATGCCCTTGCGATTTGGGCCCTGTTTGGACCATCGCCAAAATATTGGCTCGCCCTGGCTCGCCCCGAAGGCTCAGTGTTACTTCTGCCAGCTCGTGGGCGCATCGAGGGCGCCGAAATTGGTCGCCAAAAAATTGGCGAGCACGTCCCTCGCCGGCTGATACGAGGATCTCGTGTTAGTTTTTTTAATCTCGTATAGTTCGAACAATCGGTGCGGCGGATTAATCGGCTGAGTATTTCTTTGGGTCGTTGTGATCACTTAGATCGCGCAACTAATTCTGTTTAGCACAGTCCAATAGCCGGAGAAGAAATTGTACTACTAAATTACGGTTGtttgtctctttttctttttttgcgaatGAAATTGTCTCTGTTTTCGTAAAGGCAGCGCAAGTTTCGTTGAGCACAAATGTTGTATCTTTTCATTGTTTTTGTGAATGACCCATTTCATTTCTTTCTGCATGCTACAGTTAATTAAGTGTCCATATTACAAAAATAAAGTTTTGAGTTTATTTGTTATTGGATCAACATTATAACTAAAAACACAAATCAATTCAAGTTGTCAAACGAATTGTAATATCTGCCAACATTTTGGAAGGTTCAGTGGCTATAAACCAAACAATAACAACTTGCCAATTTTTTGGTCATGCCCTCACTTTGGTCATGCCAAAAATTTGATAGGGCAAATTGGGGcacaaaccaaacacacccttactGTTTTTTGTACTTGTTCGTcaccaatcaataaaacattgtgtATTCATTGCATATGGTGAATGGCCTTCTAGATTTGTGAGTTCATAGGTAGTTATACAACAGCAGAGCCATGTTCTAAAAACAGATTCGAGCCTTTCCTTGGTTTGGAGTTGGGTCCCGAAGAAACGTTCGAGCGCATGAAATCAGTTCTTTTCAAGATCGCAATTGCTTTTTCTCTCTCATAGATTCCACTCGTAACATATCACAAGTATCTTCAGCCTAAGAAAATAAGAAAAGTGAACTTACATGATTTATTTAAATTACTAAATAACTTACTAGATAATGTATATTTCCGTTTGAGCATTCCAAAAACTGAATGCCACTCCGTTAAGCTGTAGGATGCATAAGGTAAGGGAAATATAGGAAGCCCAGACATCTGTAGTAATACCAGAAGTGGAAGAACAAGGGCAAGAAAATATGTAAAAGGGCCAATGATAGGCGGAAAAAGATTCACGTGGTTAATAGTTCATGTTTTGCACCAAGGAAGAACGGAGGAATGGTACCAAAGAGAAATGAGTGAGCATACACCTTTGCTAGATTTTATGAACTGAATTAATGTACAAAAACACATATTGTTATCTTGGTGCATGTAGTTATTTAATTTAACAACTTGAATTCCACATGAAGCGTACTGTATTGGACTTCTCTCGGCTTTACATGTGCTCATATTCCATAATTTGGATCAGAAATGAAGCCTATGCGTATGTATAAAGCATTTGCATTATACTAAtattgtgt is drawn from Triticum dicoccoides isolate Atlit2015 ecotype Zavitan chromosome 4A, WEW_v2.0, whole genome shotgun sequence and contains these coding sequences:
- the LOC119287369 gene encoding uncharacterized protein LOC119287369, whose product is MSTTPEICQVVCSAAAAAQADEHYDPSKDPARKPRRSKDPAWKYSFWPDLQDKLTLQCVLCGKNITSGVLRMKKHLGGGYTEVKMCLKATNEIRKEMHLYMKTNSTKFKAMQLDGDEVEATDGDGGEEEVGASSRASNSTAASTKRKASFIVTAPVAAKRTSKSIADEVRKTPEEVVAERHRAGSKQLKIKHYGTKTKEQKDEVDGHVADFLYENCLPLNIINSRSWEILLESVGQYGSDYITPSYHDVRVPLLEKAKLKTDTLKAKHQKAWKEYGCTLMSDGWTDMSGRHLINFLANSPEGTFFLGTANVSSESVTAELVAKLLSEQIEAIGPELVIQVVSDNGSNYKAAGRLLMDKYPSLYWTPCAAHCLDLMLEDIGKIREFSDCIAKAKKTTRFIYAHGRILDQMRTLNGKRDLVRPGATRFATSFLTLASMWKQRQHLKALFVSTEWHANKLKLTPPGKMAENTVLSVTFWQSVENCMRASQPILVALRIVDGDDSPAMPEIWAAMDVAKTHIKDALSQRPGLQSQVLAIVDKRWDHQMEQKLHGAAMFLNPSKFFQMKETNKRLAARLRSMFNDVLWKMVPDDELQSKISKLADDYELAEGECFTKQMAIKDREKKSPLLWWNAYGGLAYDLQSFAKRIISLCCSSSGCERNWSAFSHIHTKGRNRLEYKRLNKLAYVSYNRQMTTRFEKLREQGSKGKRANALILEEFQWDNEWVDVTAELVHQNDAMDDDNPLLWSHVDEAVGATDGLSGRHLPRRARGDFSESSPPAGSNIFYTQRTSVVVHDEDLRAELEAEDIDSDMDTNGEDNDGPTRAIDIDPDFQLDLDLD